ACGGCATCGAGCGCGTTCGACGCCTGCGTCAGCTCGACGAAAAGCACAACTTCGCGCTGATCTGCAGCGACCTGTCGCAACTGGGCAATTACGCCAAGATCGACACCGGCACCTTCCGTATTCTGAAAGCCCACCTGCCGGGGCCTTACACCTTCATTCTCAACGCCACCCGTGAAGTGCCCCGGCTGTTGCTGCATCCGAAGAAACGCACCATCGGCCTGCGCGTGCCGAGTCACCCGATTGCCCTGGCGCTGCTGGCCGAACTGGGCGAACCGCTGATGAGCGTGACCCTGATCATGCCCGGCGATGAAGACCCGCTGAGTGATCCGTACGAAATGCGCCAATTGCTGGAACATCAGGTGGATCTGATCATCGATGGCGGTTTCGGCGGTATCAAAGCGTCGACCGTGATCGACCTGACCGGCGACGATCCGGAAGTGGTCCGCGTCGGTTGCGGCGATCCGGCTCCGTTCATGGTCGAGGCCTGAATGTCCGCAGTAGAAACCGTTGATCCCCAGGCCGGTGCCCAGCAGGAACTGCCGTTTGCCATGGTCTATGGCCAGGCCGTCACGGAAATGCCGCTGGACCTGTACATCCCGCCGGACGCCCTGGAAGTCTTCCTCGAAGCCTTCGAAGGGCCGCTCGACCTGCTGCTGTATCTGATCCGCAAACAGAACATCAACATCCTCGACATCCCGGTGGCGGAAATCACCCGCCAGTACATGGGCTATGTCGAGCTGATGCAGTCGGTGCGCCTGGAGCTGGCCGCCGAATACTTGGTGATGGCCGCAATGCTGGCCGAGATCAAGTCGCGGATGCTGTTGCCCCGGGCCGAAACCGTCGAAGAGGAAGAGGAAGACCCGCGCGCCGAACTGATCCGCCGCCTGCAGGAATACGAACGCTTCAAGGCCGCCGCCGAGGGCATCGATGGCCTGAGCCGGGTCGGTCGCGACGTGATCGTGCCCAAGCTCGACGCGCCGCAGGTCACGGTGCGCAAGTTGCTGCCGGACGTGGCGCTGGAAGAAATCCTGATGTCCATGGCCGAAGTGCTGCGCCGTGGCGACATGTTTGAAAGCCACCAGGTCAGCCGCGAGGCACTGTCCACCCGCGAACGCATGAGCGATGTGCTGGAGCGGCTCAAGGGCGGCGGCTTTGTGCCGTTCGTCGAGCTGTTCACCGCTGAGGAGGGCCGGCTCGGTGTGGTGGTGACCTTCATGGCGATCCTTGAACTGGTCAAGGAATCCCTGGTCGAGCTGGTGCAGAATGAGCCGTTCGCCGCGATCCACGTGCGAGCCCGAGTCGAATAACGAGTCCGAACATGAACCTGAGTGAACCCCGCGAGCTGGCGCCCCTGCTTGAAGCCTTTCTGTTGGCCTCGGGAAAGCCGCAAACCCTTGAACGCCTGTACGAGTTGTTCGAGGAAGGCGAACGGCCGGAGCCGCCGGTCTTCAAGAAAGCCCTGACCCTGCTCGGCAAGTCCTGCGAGGGGCGGGCGTTCGAGCTCGTGGAGGTCGCGTCCGGTTATCGCCTGCAGATTCGCGAGAAGTTCGCACCGTGGGTCGGCCGCCTGTGGGAGGAGCGCCCGCAGCGTTATTCCCGGGCCCTGCTGGAAACCATGGCGCTGATCGCCTATCGCCAGCCGATCACCCGGGGCGAGATCGAAGACGTGCGGGGCGTGGCGGTCAACACCAACATCGTCAAGACCTTGATGGAGCGCGAGTGGATCCGTGTCGTCGGTTACCGCGACGTGCCGGGCAAACCGGCGATGTTCGCCACCACCAAGTTGTTCCTCGATCATTTCAATCTCAAGAGCCTCGATGAGTTGCCACCGCTGGCCGAACTGCGTGAGATCGAGCCGGTCCCGGTACTCGACTTCGACGACGCCCCCGTGCCTGCGGGCTTGCAGGAACTGGCGGATGCCAGCGCCGAGTCGGAAGAGCCGAAGGAGGAAACCAGTTTCCACAGCTTGTTGCTCGAACTGGACAGCATGGAGGAGGGAATCAAGACCGACTTCGACGATTTGCTGCGGGATGTTGCGGATGGCGAGCCGATGCCGTCCGGGTTTGAGTCCGATCCGGTCGAGCCGCCAGCCGATGGTGAGTTCGAAGCAGAGCCGGAGGTCGATTTTGAGCCTGAATCGGAATTTGAGCCTGAAATTGAGTCCGAGGCTGAACCTGAGCCTGAGCAGGAAGACGATGTCCTCGGCGTGGCCGAAGCCCGGGAAAAGCTGCTGGCCGCCGTTGCTCGCCTCGAACAACCTGCACCGGAACCTGAGGAAGAGCTGAGCGAAGAAGAAGCCGAAGCCCGCGCTCTGGCCGAAGCCATCGAAGCCGAACGCCGCGAGTTCGAAGATTGAGCATGAGCTCGACCAAGGACCCGTGCATCAGCCTCTGCAAGTTCAGTGATGACATCTGCCTCGGTTGCGGGCGCAGCAAGCGCGAGATCAGGGCCTGGAAGAAACTCGACAAGGACGACAAGCGCACGGTGCTGGCCGAAGCCGCGTTGCGCCTGATCAAGCTCGGCGCCACCGGTCGGCGGAAAAAGAAATAACCTGGCCTCGATCGACTAGTCTCTGATGCGCGAACGAACACATCCGCGTATGATTCGCGACCCTTCGGCGATCCCTTCGCCCGAAAAACCAGATTTCAATGCTTCGGCAGGCCCGATCCAGAGCCGCCGAACAGATCACACCGGGAGGTGCACAGATGAGTGACAACCAGAAAGACGACCAGGAAATCGGCCCGGCAGGCGAAAAACTGCAGAAAGTCCTCGCCCGTATCGGCGTCGGCTCGCGCCGTGACGTGGAAGCGTGGATCAGCCAGGGCCGGATCAAGGTCAACGGCGCAGAGGCGACCCTCGGTCTGCGTGTCGACATGCACGATGCAATCACCATCGATGGCAAGGTCATCAAGCGCGAAGAGGCCGCCGAGTCGGTCCGCCGCGTGATCATGTACAACAAGCCCGATGGCGAGATCTGCACCCGTGACGACCCGGAAGGCCGTCCGACCGTGTTCGACAAGCTGCCGCGTCCGAAAGAAGGTCGCTGGATCAACATCGGCCGTCTCGACATCAACACCACCGGTCTGCTGATGTTCACCACCGACGGTGAGCTGGCCAACCGCCTGATGCACCCGTCCTACGAGATGGACCGTGAGTACGCAGTCCGTGTTCGCGGCGAAGTCGATGACGAGATGATCGAGCGCCTGAAGGCCGGCGTTGTGCTGGAAGACGGCCCGGCGCGTTTCACCGACATTCAACAGGCACCGGGCGGCGAAGGCTTCAACCACTGGTATCACTGCGTGGTGATGGAAGGTCGTAACCGTGAAGTGCGTCGTCTGTGGGAATCCCAGGGCCTGGTGGTCAGCCGCCTGAAGCGCGTGCGTTTCGGTCCGGTGTTCCTCAACTCCGACCTGCCGATGGGTCGCTGGCGCGAAATGAGTCAGTACGAAGTCGACGTGCTGAGCGCCGAAGTCGGCCTGACCCCGGTGGCCATGCCGCAACTGAACGCCAAGAGCAAAGACAAGCTCGACCGCATGCAGCGCAAGTCGTCGCGCCCGATGCCTCGCACCGAGCGCGTGCGCACCTTGCGTCCGGCCAACGGCGCACCGGCGGCTGCCGGCCCGCGTACCGTGCGTGAGCCGCAGATCGAAGGCGAGCGTCCGGGTCGCAAGCCGGCAGCGCGTCCGGATGGCGAACGCGCTCCACGCGGCCGCACCGAGCGCGGTGAAGGTCGTGCACCGGCCGGTCGCGGTACGCCGGTGGCGGATCGTCCAGCCGAGACCAAGCGTCCGGCCAAGCCGGCACCGAAGCGTCCAGGCATCAAGCTGGCTGACGATGACAAGCCGTCGGGCAAGCGCCGTGGCGCCCCGGCCGGTTCCGGCCAGCGCCCGGGTTTCGGTCGCAAGAAGCCGGAATAAGGCGGATGTAAGCTTTGAGCGGCAAGCTTGAAGCTTCAAGCGGAAAACAGAAACGCCAACCTCAGGGTTGGCGTTTTTTTTTGGACTTTTTATTTCTTTTTTTGGGGTGTTTTTTCTTGTTTTAAAACAAAAAAATTGACGTGTTTCAGATAGTTAGCCAGCTAACGTCAAACATCGGTTCCGGCTTCGAAGGGTCTGGAGTGGAAACGTTACGTTACGTGTTGTCAGAAAATGTTTACGAAAAACCCTGCGAAGTCCCGTGGATCCTGTGCCTCTGCCAGGGTGTAAGGAAAATCTGCCGAAGCCCCGTCCGCCGGGCGTGGCGCAGGGCTCTGGCGTGCTTGTTTCAGGTTCGATTGAGAGGTGAGATGCGCCCCATGCCTGTCGTGCAGGTGCATAACAAGAAGGAGGCGCAATGAACGCCGATATCCATTTTCACTTCTCCACGTGGGGCGGATTTTCCATCGTCCACGCCGATGGCCTGCAAAGGCCTGACTCAATTTTTGCAGCCGCCCGGGCCTCTCGGGGCGGACACACGCAATCCCGGCAACCGACACGCTGATCCAGCGGGGTCTGGCAGCAGGGGGTTAGCGGTGTACAATGCGCCGCGTTTTAACTGTGACCCTCTGCGTAATCGCGCAAACCTCAAGGATTATCCGCCTTGTTCACTCCGCCGCGTCACAAGCGTGTCGGGTTCGATTTCGTCACAGATAAAAACAAACAGGTGACGCATGACCGTTGTAAGAAAGCTGAATTCCTGGTGCCTGCGCTGGGGTTTGATCAAGGTTGGTTGAAATCGCAACCTTGCAGCAACGTCTACTGAACATCATCAAACCTTGCGTGAGACCTTTTTCATGAGTGGACAAAACTCGCAATCAGGCGAGCTGAAACGCGGCCTGAAAAATCGCCATATTCAACTGATCGCCCTCGGTGGCGCGATCGGTACCGGATTGTTCCTCGGCTCGGCCGGGGTGCTGAAATCCGCCGGCCCGTCGATGATCCTCGGCTATGCCATCTGCGGCTTCATCGCTTTCATGATCATGCGCCAGCTCGGCGAGATGATCGTCGAAGAGCCGGTGGCCGGTTCCTTCAGCCACTTTGCGCACAAATACTGGGGCGGCTTCGCCGGTTTCCTGTCGGGCTGGAACTGCTGGATCCTGTACATCCTGGTGGGCATGTCGGAACTGACCGCGGTCGGCAAGTACATCCACTACTGGGCGCCGGACATTCCGAGCTGGGTCACCGCAGCCGCGTTCTTCCTGCTGATCAACGCGATCAACCTGGCCAACGTCAAAGTCTTCGGTGAGGCCGAATTCTGGTTCGCGATCATCAAGGTCGTGGCGATCGTCGGCATGATTGCCCTGGGCAGCTACCTGCTGGTCAGCGGTCACGGCGGCCCGCAGGCGTCGGTGAGCAACCTGTGGTCTCATGGCGGCTTCTTCCCGAACGGCGTCAGCGGTCTGGTGATGGCCATGGCGATCATCATGTTTTCCTTCGGCGGTCTGGAAATGCTCGGTTTCACCGCAGCCGAGGCCGACAAGCCGAAAACCGTGATCCCGAAAGCGATCAACCAGGTGATCTACCGGATCCTGATTTTCTACATCGGTGCACTGGTCATCCTGCTGTCGCTGACCCCGTGGGACAGTCTGCTGGAAACCCTCAACGCGTCGGGCGACTCCTACAGTGGCAGCCCGTTCGTGCAGGTGTTCTCGATGCTCGGCAGCAACACCGCCGCGCACATCCTCAACTTCGTGGTCCTGACCGCAGCGTTGTCGGTGTACAACAGCGGCACCTACTGCAACAGCCGCATGTTGCTGGGCATGGCCGAGCAGGGCGATGCGCCGAAAGGCCTGGCGAAGATCGACAAGCGCGGTGTACCGGTGCGTTCGATCCTGGCTTCGGCAGCGGTAACGCTGGTGGCTGTGCTGCTCAACTATCTGATGCCGCAGCACGCGCTGGAATTGCTGATGTCGCTGGTGGTTGCAACGCTGGTGATCAACTGGGCGATGATCAGCTTCTCGCACTTCAAGTTCCGCCAGCACATGAACAAGACCAGCCAGACGCCGCTGTTCAAGGCGCTGTGGTACCCGTACGGCAACTACATCTGCCTGGCGTTCGTGGCGTTCATCCTCGGCGTGATGCTGCTGATCCCGGGCATCCAGATCTCGGTGTATGCGATTCCGGTGTGGGTCGTGTTCATGTGGGTCTGCTACGTGATCAAGAACAAGCGCGGCGCACAGCAGGCGCTGCACGCGGCGAACGCTGCCAAGTAAGCGTCGATGCAAAAAACAACAAACCCGGCCAAGTGCCGGGTTTTTTGTGCTTTCGCGGTATCCTGCGGGTTCTGAATACGGACGCTTTCCATGCTGGTGATTTCCAACAACGTGCATCTGCCGGATGCCGAGATCGAACTGACGTACATCCGCGCCCAGGGTGCCGGTGGGCAGAACGTCAACAAGGTCTCCAGCGCCGTGCACCTGCGCTTCGACATTCCGGCCTCGTCCTTGCCCGAGTTCTACAAGGAGCGGCTGCTGGCGCTGCGCGACAGTCGCATCACCAGCGACGGCGTGCTGATCATCAAGGCCCAGCAGTACCGCACGCAGGAACAGAATCGTGCCGATGCGCTGGAGCGTCTGACCGAGCTGATCCTCAGCGCCACCAAGGTTGAGAAGAAACGCCGTCCAACCAAGCCGACACTGGGTTCAAAAAAACGTCGGCTGGAGTCGAAGACCAAACGCGGCAGCATCAAGGCCGGGCGCGGCAAGGTGGATTTCTAGTCTTCGCGGTACTTTGCCGTGTGCCTGTACAGGTACACGCTCAGCGCCAGGCCGCTCAACGCGGCGATAGCGGCAAACAGGAAGATCGAGGCAAAACCGAAGCCCGCCGCAATGGCTCCGGCCAACGGCCCGGTGATCCCCAATGACAAGTCGATGAACAGCGAATAGGCACCGACCGCCGCACCACGGCTGGAGGCCGGCACCAGGTTCACCGCTTCCACGCCCAGTGCCGGGAACACCAGCGAGAAGCCGAAACCGCTCAATGCTGCGCCAGCCAGCGCCCAGTGTGCATCCGGTGCGATCCATAGCAGCAATAAGCCCAGTGTTTCCACCGACAGGCAGGCAATCGCCACGCGAAAGCCGCCGAGGCGGTTGATCAGGTTGCCGAACAGCAGTCGCGCACCGATGAAGCTGGCGCCGAACAGGCTCAGGCACAGCACGGCGTTGTCCCAATGCTGGGTGGCGTAATAAAGGGTGATGAAAGTGGCGATGGTGCCGAACCCTATCGAGCCCAGCGCCAGTCCGCAACCGTGGGGGAAAACGCGACCCAGCACGTGCATGAAAGGCAAACGCTCGCCGGCGACAATCGGCGCAGCCGTCTTCGGCCAGGCCAACAGCAGGCCCAGCGATGCGAGCAACAGAATGCTCACGCCCATGCTCCACAGACCGAAATGACTGACCAGCCACACCCCCAGCGGCGCCCCGATGGCCAGCGCGCCATAACTGGCGATGCCGTTCCACGAGATGACTTTGGCCGTGTTGGCCGCGCCGACGCGACCGATGCCCCAGCCGATCGATCCCGAGCCGACAAGACTTTCCGCGCTACCCAGCACCAGTCGCCCGACGAACAGGCTGATCAGGCTGAGCATCGGCAGATTGGGCGTCCAGGCTGAAATCAGCATGAACACACCGCTCAAACCGCACCCGGCCAGACCGATCATCACCGCACGTTTGCTGCCCTGGTTGTCGATGATCTTGCCGGCATACGGGCGACTGAGCAGGGTGGCGAGGTATTGCACGCTGATCACCAGCCCGGCGATGACCGCGCCGAAGCCCAGGTCGCTATGCACATAGCCGGGCAGCACGGCCAGTGGAATGCCGATATTCAAATAGCCGATGAAGGTGAACAGGACGATGGAAACGACTTGTAGCGTGACCGCCAGGGGGCGCTGGGGTTCTGGCATAGAGGACGACATGGGTAACGATCCACGGGGAGAGCAGAATAGATAGGCTGCTCATGATACCGGCGTGGACGATGCTGCGGCGGGGAAAAGTAAAACTATTTGGCCGGGGCGACCAGTTGCGTGGTGACCAGTGCCGCGAGGGCGTTTTCTTCGCTGCCGAACCGGGCGAGCAGGGCGGCCTGTTTCTCGGGCGAGAGGCGACTCCAGATCTCGATCATCTTCTCGGTGGCGCCGATGAGGATTTCAGCCTGGTGTTCGTTGAAGGATTCGTCGGTCATGGCGGGCTCGGTTTCAGGCAGTGTGGAAAGCGCATGTTAGCGCTTTCCACACGGTCTGTACGGCGGGTGTTACTTACTCTTTGCTGTCGGCCGGACGGCTTTCGGCGGCTTCTTTCGGCTCGGGCTGTTGGGCACCGGCTTGTTGCGTGGTCGTCTGCTCAGGTACGTGCAGGCTTGGGAAGGGGAGATTGGGAATCTCGTGCATGGTTGCGCTCCTCGCTAAGTCTGTTGATAGATCTGGTAGATCCGCGCTTTCAGAAAGCCTGCGAAGGATACAGCAGTAAAAATGACAAACAGATTTTTAATTCCGCTTGTTGCGACGGGCGGGATTGTCTAGACAAGTGCGACAGGGTGACGCAGGGCAAATGTGGGAGCGAGCCTGCTCGCGATGAGTGCGTGTCAGCCGACATTTGTGCTGGCTGATACACCGCTATCGCGAGCAGGCTCGCTCCCACAATTGTGTTTATTTGCAGACGTTGGCGATCGCTTCAGCCAGCAGGTCGAGACGTGTCGCATCAATCCCGGCGACGTTGGCCCGGCCCGAGCTGACCATGTACACGCTGTGATGCTCGCGCAGGTTTTTCACCTGTTCCGGCGACAGGCCGGTGTAGGAGAACATCCCGCGTTGCACGCCAATGTGCGCAAAACGCTCGCGCAAGCCGTGGGGCTCCAGCGCTTCCACCAGGCCACTGCGCAACTGGGCGATGCGCAGACGCATGGCTTCCACTTCGTCGGCCCAGCGGCGTTTCAGCTCCGGGTCGGCGAGGATCGTGGCAACCACAGCCGCGCCGTGATCCGGTGGTGTCGACCACAAGTTGCGGGCGATATGCGCCAGCTGGCTGCGGATGTCGATGAGCTTGTCGGCGGTTTTCGCGCAGACGATCAGCGCACCGGTGCGGTCGCGGTACAGGCCGAAGTTCTTCGAGCAGGAACTGGTGATCAGCAGCTCAGGCAACTCGGCGGCGAACAGCCGGGTTGACCATGCATCCTGCTCCAGACCGTCGCCGAAACCCTGGTAGGCAAAGTCGATCAGCGGCAGCAGATGGCGGCTGCGCACCACGTCCAGCACCCGGTGCCAGTCGTCGTGACTCAGATCGAAACCGGTCGGGTTGTGGCAGCACGCGTGCAGCAGCACCACATCACCATTCGGCACTTCACTGAGCACGGCGAGCATCGCATCGACATCGAGGCGGTTGTCGCTGCCGACGTACGGGTAATGGCTGATCTTGACCCCGGCGGCCGCGAAAATCGTTTCGTGGATCGGCCAGGTAGGGTTGCTCAGCCATACGCCTTTGCCCGGCAGGCACTGCGCGATGAAGTCCGCCGCCA
This genomic window from Pseudomonas kribbensis contains:
- a CDS encoding L-threonylcarbamoyladenylate synthase, with the protein product MSQFFQIHPENPQARLIKQAVEIIRKGGVVVYPTDSSYAIGCQIGDKNGIERVRRLRQLDEKHNFALICSDLSQLGNYAKIDTGTFRILKAHLPGPYTFILNATREVPRLLLHPKKRTIGLRVPSHPIALALLAELGEPLMSVTLIMPGDEDPLSDPYEMRQLLEHQVDLIIDGGFGGIKASTVIDLTGDDPEVVRVGCGDPAPFMVEA
- a CDS encoding segregation and condensation protein A; amino-acid sequence: MEVFLEAFEGPLDLLLYLIRKQNINILDIPVAEITRQYMGYVELMQSVRLELAAEYLVMAAMLAEIKSRMLLPRAETVEEEEEDPRAELIRRLQEYERFKAAAEGIDGLSRVGRDVIVPKLDAPQVTVRKLLPDVALEEILMSMAEVLRRGDMFESHQVSREALSTRERMSDVLERLKGGGFVPFVELFTAEEGRLGVVVTFMAILELVKESLVELVQNEPFAAIHVRARVE
- the scpB gene encoding SMC-Scp complex subunit ScpB: MNLSEPRELAPLLEAFLLASGKPQTLERLYELFEEGERPEPPVFKKALTLLGKSCEGRAFELVEVASGYRLQIREKFAPWVGRLWEERPQRYSRALLETMALIAYRQPITRGEIEDVRGVAVNTNIVKTLMEREWIRVVGYRDVPGKPAMFATTKLFLDHFNLKSLDELPPLAELREIEPVPVLDFDDAPVPAGLQELADASAESEEPKEETSFHSLLLELDSMEEGIKTDFDDLLRDVADGEPMPSGFESDPVEPPADGEFEAEPEVDFEPESEFEPEIESEAEPEPEQEDDVLGVAEAREKLLAAVARLEQPAPEPEEELSEEEAEARALAEAIEAERREFED
- a CDS encoding DUF1289 domain-containing protein, whose translation is MSSTKDPCISLCKFSDDICLGCGRSKREIRAWKKLDKDDKRTVLAEAALRLIKLGATGRRKKK
- the rluB gene encoding 23S rRNA pseudouridine(2605) synthase RluB, whose amino-acid sequence is MSDNQKDDQEIGPAGEKLQKVLARIGVGSRRDVEAWISQGRIKVNGAEATLGLRVDMHDAITIDGKVIKREEAAESVRRVIMYNKPDGEICTRDDPEGRPTVFDKLPRPKEGRWINIGRLDINTTGLLMFTTDGELANRLMHPSYEMDREYAVRVRGEVDDEMIERLKAGVVLEDGPARFTDIQQAPGGEGFNHWYHCVVMEGRNREVRRLWESQGLVVSRLKRVRFGPVFLNSDLPMGRWREMSQYEVDVLSAEVGLTPVAMPQLNAKSKDKLDRMQRKSSRPMPRTERVRTLRPANGAPAAAGPRTVREPQIEGERPGRKPAARPDGERAPRGRTERGEGRAPAGRGTPVADRPAETKRPAKPAPKRPGIKLADDDKPSGKRRGAPAGSGQRPGFGRKKPE
- a CDS encoding amino acid permease yields the protein MSGQNSQSGELKRGLKNRHIQLIALGGAIGTGLFLGSAGVLKSAGPSMILGYAICGFIAFMIMRQLGEMIVEEPVAGSFSHFAHKYWGGFAGFLSGWNCWILYILVGMSELTAVGKYIHYWAPDIPSWVTAAAFFLLINAINLANVKVFGEAEFWFAIIKVVAIVGMIALGSYLLVSGHGGPQASVSNLWSHGGFFPNGVSGLVMAMAIIMFSFGGLEMLGFTAAEADKPKTVIPKAINQVIYRILIFYIGALVILLSLTPWDSLLETLNASGDSYSGSPFVQVFSMLGSNTAAHILNFVVLTAALSVYNSGTYCNSRMLLGMAEQGDAPKGLAKIDKRGVPVRSILASAAVTLVAVLLNYLMPQHALELLMSLVVATLVINWAMISFSHFKFRQHMNKTSQTPLFKALWYPYGNYICLAFVAFILGVMLLIPGIQISVYAIPVWVVFMWVCYVIKNKRGAQQALHAANAAK
- the arfB gene encoding alternative ribosome rescue aminoacyl-tRNA hydrolase ArfB; translation: MLVISNNVHLPDAEIELTYIRAQGAGGQNVNKVSSAVHLRFDIPASSLPEFYKERLLALRDSRITSDGVLIIKAQQYRTQEQNRADALERLTELILSATKVEKKRRPTKPTLGSKKRRLESKTKRGSIKAGRGKVDF
- a CDS encoding MFS transporter, with translation MPEPQRPLAVTLQVVSIVLFTFIGYLNIGIPLAVLPGYVHSDLGFGAVIAGLVISVQYLATLLSRPYAGKIIDNQGSKRAVMIGLAGCGLSGVFMLISAWTPNLPMLSLISLFVGRLVLGSAESLVGSGSIGWGIGRVGAANTAKVISWNGIASYGALAIGAPLGVWLVSHFGLWSMGVSILLLASLGLLLAWPKTAAPIVAGERLPFMHVLGRVFPHGCGLALGSIGFGTIATFITLYYATQHWDNAVLCLSLFGASFIGARLLFGNLINRLGGFRVAIACLSVETLGLLLLWIAPDAHWALAGAALSGFGFSLVFPALGVEAVNLVPASSRGAAVGAYSLFIDLSLGITGPLAGAIAAGFGFASIFLFAAIAALSGLALSVYLYRHTAKYRED
- a CDS encoding amino acid aminotransferase; its protein translation is MHFDAIGRVPGDPILGLMEAYAQDSNPRKFDLGVGVYKDAQGLTPIPEAVKIAEARLVESQDTKTYIGGHGNPLFGKVINELVLGADSALIAQQRAGATQTPGGTGALRLAADFIAQCLPGKGVWLSNPTWPIHETIFAAAGVKISHYPYVGSDNRLDVDAMLAVLSEVPNGDVVLLHACCHNPTGFDLSHDDWHRVLDVVRSRHLLPLIDFAYQGFGDGLEQDAWSTRLFAAELPELLITSSCSKNFGLYRDRTGALIVCAKTADKLIDIRSQLAHIARNLWSTPPDHGAAVVATILADPELKRRWADEVEAMRLRIAQLRSGLVEALEPHGLRERFAHIGVQRGMFSYTGLSPEQVKNLREHHSVYMVSSGRANVAGIDATRLDLLAEAIANVCK